The proteins below are encoded in one region of Ereboglobus luteus:
- the ppk1 gene encoding polyphosphate kinase 1 has translation MQTNAQRKNSSRATGQSAAGAAASKRRKRKSTGRKRTTRRGAYFNRELSWLAFNRRVLDQARNAKNPLLERVKFLAIVSSNLDEFFEIRVSGLIQQVESGITEPTADGLSPKEQLRRIHALVAALVEDQYRCWRRELVPALAKNDIVIKTARDLRPAELAWIQAYFYEQVLPVVTPLAIDQAHPFPQLGNKTLNVLVTLAGESNGEEPDDNEPRIAILPVPRILPRLVRIKLADDDSQNYIFLSEIIKLCASSFFPGYEISDTCAFRVTRNSDLYIDDEESDNLLKHIEEQLRNLRRGAAVRLEIEDHAPDFIYRILCSHLKIAPEYVFRLRGPLNLFRLMSLTAIDRPELKYPSFTPVNCSPLALANPDIPAAGNTRANHTDSKNIFEILREQDVMLHHPYDSFAPVVDFVSYAARDPQVFAIKQTLYRTSGDSPIVRALIEASRNGKQVAALVELKARFDEANNIQWARQLEDAGVHVVYGLVGHKTHCKCSLVVRREGDALRRYVHLGTGNYNPNTARLYTDLSLFTARETITADAANLFNTLTGFSRSPAFDRLIVAPFGMHERMQELILQEAANAAAGRPARIMAKMNSLVDQETIDNLYTASRAGVKIDLIVRGICCLVPGIRGRSENIRVRSIVGRFLEHARVFYFENNNGDDIDSAPLIYAGSADWMPRNFFRRVEVLYPIDAPAIREWITSRFFPTEMADNENARELRSNGNYTPVAHAPNAALVSAQEKFMADAIARAAGTAPSRSA, from the coding sequence ATGCAGACAAACGCACAACGCAAAAACTCTTCGCGCGCGACGGGCCAGTCCGCCGCGGGCGCCGCCGCGTCCAAGCGCCGCAAGCGCAAATCGACCGGGCGCAAACGCACGACCCGGCGCGGCGCGTATTTCAACCGCGAGCTCTCATGGCTCGCCTTCAACCGCCGCGTGCTCGACCAGGCGCGCAACGCGAAAAATCCGCTTCTCGAACGAGTGAAGTTTCTCGCCATCGTCAGCTCCAACCTCGACGAGTTTTTTGAGATTCGCGTCTCCGGCCTCATCCAGCAAGTCGAGTCCGGCATCACCGAGCCGACGGCCGACGGCCTTTCGCCGAAGGAGCAGTTGCGCCGCATCCACGCGCTCGTGGCCGCGCTCGTCGAGGACCAATACCGCTGCTGGCGCCGGGAACTCGTCCCCGCGCTCGCAAAAAACGACATCGTCATAAAAACCGCGCGCGACCTACGCCCCGCCGAGCTCGCGTGGATACAGGCGTATTTCTACGAGCAGGTTTTGCCCGTTGTCACGCCGCTCGCCATCGACCAGGCGCATCCATTTCCGCAGCTCGGCAACAAGACTCTCAACGTCCTTGTCACGCTCGCCGGGGAATCCAACGGCGAGGAGCCCGACGACAACGAACCGCGCATCGCAATCCTTCCCGTGCCGCGCATCCTGCCGAGGCTCGTGCGCATCAAGCTCGCCGACGATGACTCGCAGAATTACATTTTCCTGAGCGAAATCATCAAGCTGTGCGCGTCCTCGTTTTTTCCCGGTTACGAAATCAGCGACACATGCGCCTTTCGCGTCACGCGCAACAGCGACCTCTACATCGACGACGAGGAGTCGGACAACCTGCTCAAACACATCGAGGAGCAACTCCGCAACCTGCGACGCGGCGCCGCCGTGCGCCTTGAAATCGAGGACCACGCGCCCGATTTCATCTACCGCATCCTTTGCTCGCACCTGAAAATCGCGCCCGAATACGTTTTCCGTCTGCGCGGCCCGCTCAACCTTTTCCGCCTGATGAGCCTCACCGCCATCGACAGGCCCGAGCTCAAGTATCCCTCCTTCACACCGGTGAATTGCTCGCCGCTCGCGCTCGCAAACCCGGACATCCCCGCCGCCGGAAACACGAGGGCCAATCACACCGACAGCAAAAACATTTTCGAAATCCTGCGCGAGCAGGACGTGATGCTGCATCATCCGTATGACAGCTTCGCGCCGGTCGTCGACTTTGTCTCGTATGCCGCGCGCGATCCGCAGGTGTTCGCCATCAAGCAAACCCTGTATCGCACCAGCGGCGACTCGCCCATTGTGCGCGCGCTCATCGAGGCCTCGCGCAACGGCAAGCAAGTCGCCGCGCTCGTCGAGCTCAAGGCGCGCTTTGACGAGGCCAACAACATCCAGTGGGCGCGCCAGCTTGAGGACGCCGGCGTGCACGTCGTGTATGGCCTGGTCGGGCACAAGACGCATTGCAAATGCTCGCTCGTCGTCCGGCGCGAGGGCGACGCGCTCCGCCGCTACGTCCACCTCGGCACCGGCAATTACAACCCGAACACCGCGCGCCTCTACACCGACCTCAGCCTTTTCACCGCGCGCGAAACCATCACCGCGGATGCCGCAAACCTGTTCAACACGCTCACCGGCTTCAGCCGCTCGCCCGCGTTTGACCGGTTGATCGTCGCGCCCTTCGGAATGCACGAGCGCATGCAGGAACTCATTCTCCAGGAGGCGGCCAACGCCGCCGCCGGCCGCCCCGCGCGCATCATGGCCAAGATGAACTCGCTCGTTGACCAGGAGACGATCGACAATCTCTACACCGCCTCGCGCGCGGGCGTGAAGATCGACCTCATCGTGCGCGGCATCTGCTGCCTCGTGCCCGGCATCCGGGGCCGCAGCGAAAATATCCGCGTGCGCAGCATCGTGGGCCGCTTCCTCGAGCACGCCCGCGTGTTTTATTTCGAGAACAACAACGGCGACGACATCGATTCCGCACCGCTCATCTACGCAGGCAGCGCCGACTGGATGCCGCGCAACTTTTTCCGCCGCGTCGAGGTGCTTTATCCGATCGACGCGCCCGCGATTCGCGAATGGATAACCAGCCGCTTTTTCCCGACCGAGATGGCCGACAACGAAAACGCGCGCGAGTTGCGCTCAAACGGAAACTACACGCCCGTCGCGCACGCGCCAAACGCCGCGCTCGTTTCCGCGCAAGAAAAGTTCATGGCGGATGCGATTGCGCGCGCCGCCGGCACCGCTCCAAGCCGGAGTGCGTAG
- a CDS encoding ComEA family DNA-binding protein: MKLLIKLASICFAFALVATPVVVNAQNAAPAKTEKKSGKAKGPAKIDINRASAEQLASLPGIDAATANKIIAGRPYNNKTQLKSKNIITNDAYEAIKDRIVAKQEKKGGKASKGDKKNKAN, from the coding sequence ATGAAACTCCTCATCAAGCTCGCCTCGATCTGCTTTGCATTTGCCTTGGTTGCCACGCCGGTCGTGGTCAATGCGCAAAATGCCGCGCCCGCAAAAACCGAAAAGAAATCCGGAAAGGCCAAGGGGCCCGCTAAAATCGACATCAACCGCGCCTCCGCAGAACAACTGGCCTCGCTGCCCGGAATCGATGCCGCCACCGCGAACAAAATTATCGCAGGCCGTCCCTACAACAACAAGACCCAGCTCAAGAGCAAAAATATCATCACCAATGATGCCTATGAGGCGATCAAGGATCGGATCGTCGCCAAGCAGGAAAAGAAAGGCGGCAAAGCGTCGAAGGGGGATAAAAAGAACAAGGCAAATTAG
- a CDS encoding RNA polymerase sigma factor has protein sequence MPTDAELLCAYAGKHSEAAFTELVERRVGFVYNAALRQLAGDAHMAHDVTQIVFSLVARKAAALARHECLSGWLYTTTTHVARRALRDARSRQKREQEAVIMSEIQKSEPTMPEAEFAKLRPLLDDALGALRESEREAVLLRFFDKCSFGEIGAKLKMSEDAARMRVTRAVEKMRTVFAKRGVTSSAAAVGTLMTAEAAAGAPAGLAVTVSAGAVAATGASLAVAAVWGGVLSFMGSAKITMITLAVLCVAGGTAFCVTHQERAAGARLRQAKDKNSKLVEQLAAAKRKVNLQKNRAPADVRPPPWDSPEYAEAARIAGEKLLAEHPEIRMKLDAVGRSSNYAKTYRVADELGLTAGQRAALIDACTPGLSMSLRDVPGYGAVIIGGRNSSDSGKSGEEMAGRIRDLLGIEGFEKYNEIADRHFKYARYSRTMASALYFTEMPLAGEQARALERVCSDLREAQDDPVDKAVWWDALEWQSQSFLSEAQMVVLRKMKERLQSNYEGQLRQEEQSKRRKNRIK, from the coding sequence ATGCCGACTGATGCTGAACTTCTTTGTGCGTATGCCGGAAAACATTCCGAGGCGGCTTTTACCGAATTGGTGGAGCGGCGCGTCGGCTTTGTTTATAACGCGGCGCTGCGCCAGCTGGCGGGCGATGCGCACATGGCGCATGATGTGACGCAAATCGTTTTTTCGCTTGTCGCCAGAAAGGCGGCGGCACTTGCGCGTCACGAGTGTTTGTCCGGCTGGCTTTACACGACGACAACGCATGTGGCCCGGCGCGCACTGCGCGATGCGCGAAGCCGGCAAAAACGCGAGCAGGAGGCGGTTATCATGAGCGAGATCCAAAAAAGCGAGCCGACCATGCCGGAGGCTGAGTTTGCGAAGTTGCGTCCACTGCTCGATGATGCGCTCGGCGCGTTGAGGGAGAGTGAGCGCGAGGCGGTATTGTTGCGTTTTTTCGACAAATGCAGTTTTGGCGAAATCGGCGCAAAACTGAAAATGTCGGAGGACGCCGCGCGGATGCGCGTGACGAGGGCGGTCGAAAAAATGCGCACTGTGTTTGCGAAGCGCGGCGTGACATCCTCGGCCGCGGCGGTGGGGACGCTGATGACGGCGGAGGCGGCGGCAGGCGCGCCTGCGGGCCTCGCGGTGACGGTGTCAGCGGGCGCGGTTGCGGCAACAGGCGCGAGCCTTGCGGTTGCCGCCGTATGGGGAGGCGTCCTGTCTTTTATGGGCTCCGCAAAAATAACAATGATCACCTTGGCCGTGTTGTGTGTTGCAGGCGGCACGGCATTTTGCGTGACACACCAAGAGCGCGCAGCCGGGGCGAGACTGCGGCAGGCAAAGGATAAAAACAGCAAACTGGTCGAACAACTGGCCGCAGCCAAACGAAAGGTAAATCTTCAAAAAAATCGTGCGCCCGCCGATGTTCGACCACCGCCGTGGGACTCGCCTGAATACGCCGAGGCCGCGCGCATCGCCGGGGAGAAACTTTTGGCTGAGCATCCAGAGATCAGGATGAAATTGGATGCAGTGGGAAGATCATCGAATTATGCCAAGACGTATCGCGTGGCGGATGAGCTGGGATTGACCGCCGGACAGCGTGCCGCGCTGATTGATGCCTGCACCCCAGGACTTAGCATGTCGTTGCGTGATGTGCCGGGATATGGGGCGGTTATAATTGGAGGTAGAAATTCTAGCGATTCAGGAAAATCGGGGGAGGAAATGGCTGGCAGGATTCGCGATTTGTTGGGGATCGAAGGTTTTGAGAAATACAATGAGATAGCGGATCGGCATTTTAAATACGCGAGATATTCGCGCACGATGGCGTCGGCGCTTTATTTTACGGAGATGCCTTTGGCGGGCGAGCAAGCGCGGGCGCTGGAGCGGGTTTGTTCCGACCTGCGGGAGGCGCAGGACGACCCTGTTGACAAGGCGGTTTGGTGGGATGCCTTGGAGTGGCAGTCACAGTCGTTTTTATCGGAGGCGCAGATGGTCGTTTTGCGCAAAATGAAAGAACGCCTTCAGTCAAATTATGAGGGGCAGTTGCGACAGGAAGAGCAATCGAAGCGGCGGAAGAACCGGATAAAATGA
- the tpiA gene encoding triose-phosphate isomerase, with product MIRKKLIAGNWKMNKTATEAAPLAQEIVAAAGRNTDVDIVVCPPFTALETVGKIVDGSSVKLGAQNMHHEASGAYTGEISAAMLRDLFASYVLLGHSERRSYFGETDAFINKKVTASLKNQLKPILCVGETLAEREAGTTLKVVQTQVEVGLEGVSNDDITNVVIAYEPVWAIGTGKVATTEQAQEVHAFIRELLTKLYGEALAQKIRILYGGSMKPANAPELLAQKDIDGGLIGGAALESRSFLELINAAAAAK from the coding sequence ATGATTCGCAAAAAACTCATCGCCGGAAATTGGAAAATGAACAAAACCGCGACCGAAGCCGCGCCCCTCGCGCAGGAAATCGTCGCCGCCGCAGGCCGCAACACGGACGTGGACATCGTCGTGTGCCCGCCCTTCACCGCGCTTGAAACCGTCGGCAAAATCGTCGACGGCTCCAGCGTCAAACTCGGTGCGCAAAACATGCACCACGAAGCCAGCGGAGCCTACACGGGCGAAATTTCCGCCGCCATGCTCCGCGACCTCTTCGCCTCCTACGTCCTCCTCGGCCACAGCGAACGCCGCAGCTACTTCGGCGAAACCGACGCCTTCATTAACAAGAAGGTCACCGCATCGCTGAAGAACCAGCTCAAGCCCATCCTCTGCGTTGGCGAAACCCTCGCCGAGCGCGAAGCCGGCACCACCCTCAAAGTCGTGCAAACCCAAGTCGAAGTTGGGCTCGAGGGCGTGTCCAATGACGACATCACAAACGTAGTCATTGCCTACGAACCCGTCTGGGCGATCGGCACCGGCAAAGTCGCCACCACCGAGCAGGCTCAGGAAGTCCATGCCTTCATCCGCGAACTCCTCACCAAACTCTACGGCGAGGCCCTTGCGCAAAAAATCCGCATCCTCTACGGCGGCTCGATGAAACCCGCCAACGCGCCCGAGCTCCTTGCGCAAAAGGACATCGACGGCGGCCTGATTGGCGGCGCCGCGCTCGAATCGCGCAGCTTCCTCGAACTCATCAACGCCGCAGCCGCGGCAAAGTAA
- a CDS encoding phosphoglycerate kinase produces MPKFKTIRDLDLAGKRVLIRVDFNVPQDKATGAITNNQRIVAALPTIKYALEKGASVVLMSHLGRPNGARVEKYSLKPVASELEKLIGKPVLFADDCVGPVVEQQAAALKPGDVMLLENLRFHIEEEGKAKQEDGTSVKADKAAVEAFRASLTKLGDVYVNDAFGTAHRAHSSMVGVALKEKAAGFLMEAELNAFAKVLDNPQRPLLAILGGAKIADKIPLINNLLDKANTIIIGGGMAFTFKKVAQNMEIGNSLFDAEGAKLVPELVEKAKAKGVQLVLPVDYVCGDKFAPDASVQTATDETGIPAGWMGLDVGPKSNELFTQTIKASKTIVWNGPAGVFEFDKFADGTKAQAAAIAEATAAGATTVIGGGDTATAAKKFGVADKVTHCSTGGGASLEFLEGKALPGVVFLES; encoded by the coding sequence ATGCCTAAATTCAAAACCATTCGTGATCTCGACCTCGCCGGAAAACGCGTTCTCATCCGCGTCGACTTTAACGTCCCGCAGGACAAGGCCACTGGCGCAATCACCAACAACCAGCGCATCGTCGCCGCGCTCCCCACGATCAAATACGCCCTCGAAAAAGGCGCGTCCGTCGTCCTCATGAGCCACCTCGGCCGCCCCAACGGCGCGCGCGTCGAGAAATACTCGCTCAAACCCGTCGCCTCCGAACTCGAAAAACTCATCGGCAAACCCGTCCTCTTTGCGGACGACTGCGTCGGCCCCGTTGTCGAGCAGCAAGCCGCCGCGCTCAAGCCCGGCGACGTCATGCTCCTCGAAAACCTCCGCTTCCACATCGAAGAAGAGGGCAAGGCCAAGCAGGAGGACGGCACCTCCGTCAAGGCCGACAAGGCCGCCGTCGAAGCCTTCCGCGCCAGCCTCACCAAACTCGGCGACGTCTATGTGAACGACGCCTTCGGCACCGCGCACCGCGCCCACTCCTCCATGGTCGGCGTCGCGCTCAAGGAAAAGGCCGCCGGCTTCCTCATGGAGGCCGAGCTCAACGCCTTCGCCAAGGTCCTCGACAACCCGCAGCGCCCGCTCCTCGCCATCCTCGGCGGCGCGAAAATCGCGGACAAGATTCCCCTCATCAACAACCTCCTCGACAAAGCCAACACCATCATCATCGGCGGCGGCATGGCCTTCACCTTCAAGAAGGTCGCGCAAAACATGGAAATCGGCAACAGCCTCTTCGACGCCGAGGGCGCCAAGCTCGTCCCCGAACTCGTCGAGAAAGCCAAGGCCAAAGGCGTGCAACTCGTGCTCCCCGTTGACTACGTCTGCGGCGATAAGTTCGCCCCCGACGCCAGCGTGCAAACCGCCACCGACGAAACCGGCATCCCCGCCGGCTGGATGGGCCTCGACGTCGGTCCCAAGAGCAACGAACTCTTCACGCAAACGATCAAAGCCTCCAAGACCATCGTCTGGAACGGCCCCGCCGGCGTGTTTGAATTTGATAAATTCGCCGACGGCACCAAGGCTCAGGCAGCCGCGATCGCCGAAGCCACCGCGGCGGGGGCGACCACCGTCATCGGCGGCGGCGACACCGCCACGGCCGCGAAGAAATTCGGCGTCGCCGACAAAGTCACCCACTGCTCCACCGGCGGCGGCGCCAGCCTCGAATTTCTCGAAGGCAAGGCTCTCCCCGGAGTCGTGTTCCTCGAAAGCTGA
- the gap gene encoding type I glyceraldehyde-3-phosphate dehydrogenase: MAIKVAINGFGRIGRLVFRALVEQGLLGTTLDVVAVGDIVPADNLAYLLKYDSTQGRFAGTVSSKKSAADKAEDDVLVVNGKEILVVSARTPDGLPWKALGVDLVIESTGLFTDAEKAKGHITAGAKKVIISAPAKGEDITVVLGVNDDKIDYANHNIISNASCTTNCLAPIVHVMLKEGFGLTEGLMTTIHSYTATQKTVDGPSKKDWKGGRSAAINIIPSTTGAAKAVGLVLPEVKGKLTGMSFRVPTPTVSVVDLTFKTAKPTSLAEIKAALKKASETYMKGILGYTEDEVASSDFIHDKLSSIFDAGSSIELNPQFFKLVSWYDNEWGYSNRVVELTQKMAEKL, from the coding sequence ATGGCAATCAAAGTTGCAATCAATGGATTCGGCCGCATCGGCCGCCTCGTCTTCCGCGCACTTGTCGAGCAGGGTCTGCTCGGCACCACACTCGACGTCGTCGCAGTCGGTGACATCGTTCCCGCCGACAACCTCGCCTACCTTTTGAAATACGACTCCACGCAGGGTCGTTTCGCCGGCACCGTTTCCTCCAAGAAATCCGCCGCCGACAAGGCCGAGGACGACGTCCTCGTTGTCAACGGCAAGGAAATCCTCGTCGTTTCCGCCCGCACCCCGGACGGCCTTCCCTGGAAGGCGCTTGGCGTTGACCTCGTCATCGAGTCCACCGGCCTCTTCACCGACGCCGAAAAAGCCAAGGGCCACATCACCGCCGGCGCGAAGAAGGTCATCATCTCCGCCCCCGCGAAGGGCGAGGACATCACCGTTGTCCTCGGCGTCAACGACGACAAGATCGACTACGCCAACCACAACATCATTTCCAACGCCTCCTGCACCACGAACTGCCTCGCGCCGATCGTGCACGTCATGCTCAAGGAAGGCTTCGGCCTCACCGAAGGTCTCATGACGACCATCCACTCCTACACCGCCACGCAAAAAACCGTGGACGGCCCCTCCAAGAAGGACTGGAAGGGTGGCCGCAGCGCCGCGATCAACATCATCCCCTCCACGACCGGCGCCGCGAAGGCCGTCGGCCTCGTGCTCCCCGAAGTCAAGGGCAAGCTCACCGGCATGTCGTTCCGCGTGCCGACCCCGACCGTGTCGGTTGTCGACCTCACCTTCAAGACCGCCAAGCCCACCTCGCTCGCCGAGATCAAGGCCGCGCTCAAGAAGGCCAGCGAGACCTACATGAAGGGCATCCTCGGCTACACCGAGGACGAAGTCGCCTCGTCGGACTTCATCCACGACAAGCTCTCGTCGATCTTCGACGCCGGCTCCTCGATCGAGCTGAACCCGCAGTTCTTCAAGCTCGTGAGCTGGTATGACAACGAGTGGGGTTATTCGAACCGCGTCGTCGAGCTCACCCAGAAAATGGCTGAGAAGCTCTGA
- a CDS encoding DUF3829 domain-containing protein, whose product MKSFRYFSGIILVAALACLCGCDQLFKAGSRGSETGERKSGKHTVTTGSKKSAKPSAAKMKDKAESEAIEFHNILYGVLAAANKPLEKISKEMTGAVGDAHRDYLSDRTRWRSLRNSGLGKGFPKIPGFDLKPPETFSSEDREFFNAGITTVRDSVREIIALIDELETYYAAEDYKDDWFKKVYMTAPRMEALIATIRDASDPLRERVDEITDEIDARNVAKIPVGQWVLNMRGFMKKYRAMTACLLRAEFADPSHGTGITPEQRRARIAAAEEWAAKAEALCAELDELAAEQRAHAIADYEGSRYEKIYHKFYAEYDESKIVIRRVLRGMREKGSIYDQNSIKSDQRDIARHLGEFVRLWNEKGSRGK is encoded by the coding sequence ATGAAATCATTCCGCTATTTTTCCGGCATCATCCTGGTTGCGGCGCTCGCCTGTCTGTGCGGCTGCGACCAGTTGTTCAAGGCGGGGTCGAGAGGCTCCGAAACCGGCGAGCGCAAGTCCGGGAAGCACACGGTGACCACGGGCTCAAAAAAGTCCGCGAAACCGTCCGCCGCCAAGATGAAGGACAAGGCCGAGAGCGAAGCCATCGAGTTTCACAACATCCTCTACGGCGTGCTCGCCGCCGCCAACAAACCGCTCGAAAAAATCTCCAAGGAAATGACCGGGGCGGTGGGCGACGCGCATCGCGATTACCTCTCGGACCGCACGCGCTGGCGCTCGCTGCGCAACTCCGGGCTCGGCAAGGGATTCCCGAAAATCCCCGGCTTCGACCTCAAGCCGCCCGAGACGTTCAGCTCGGAGGACAGGGAGTTTTTCAACGCCGGCATCACGACGGTGCGCGATTCCGTCCGCGAAATCATCGCGCTCATCGACGAGCTCGAAACGTATTACGCCGCCGAGGACTACAAGGACGACTGGTTCAAGAAAGTTTACATGACCGCGCCGCGCATGGAGGCGTTGATCGCCACGATCCGGGACGCCAGCGATCCGCTGCGCGAGCGCGTTGACGAGATCACGGATGAAATCGACGCGCGAAATGTAGCCAAGATTCCCGTCGGCCAGTGGGTGCTCAACATGCGCGGCTTCATGAAAAAATACCGCGCCATGACCGCGTGCCTGTTGCGCGCCGAATTCGCCGATCCCTCGCACGGCACCGGCATCACCCCGGAGCAACGCCGCGCGCGCATCGCCGCTGCCGAGGAATGGGCCGCAAAAGCGGAGGCGTTGTGCGCCGAGCTCGACGAACTCGCCGCCGAGCAGCGCGCGCACGCAATCGCGGATTACGAAGGGTCGCGCTACGAAAAAATCTACCACAAGTTTTACGCCGAATACGACGAGTCAAAAATCGTGATTCGCCGCGTGCTGCGCGGCATGCGCGAGAAGGGTTCGATCTACGATCAAAACAGCATCAAGAGCGACCAGCGCGACATCGCCCGGCATCTCGGCGAGTTTGTCCGGCTGTGGAACGAAAAAGGAAGCCGCGGGAAATAA